From one Malus sylvestris chromosome 1, drMalSylv7.2, whole genome shotgun sequence genomic stretch:
- the LOC126620794 gene encoding biotin carboxylase 1, chloroplastic-like: MDATMPICKTVTPTPGSFFWSTREIRSSQCSFMVGNKVSFLRQRAQGAQVCFKSRKHGGALHATCRAEKILVANRGEIAVRIIRTAHEMGIPCVAVYSTIDKDALHVKLADESVCIGEAASSQSYLVVPNVLSAAISRKCTMLHPGYGFLAENASFVEMCGEHGINFIGPKPDSIRVMGDKSSARDTMKKAGVPTVPGSDGLLQSTGEGISLADEIGFPVMIKATAGGGGRGMRLAKEPEEFVKLLQQAKSEAAAAFGNDGVYLEKYIQNPRHIEFQVLADKYGNVVHFGERDCSIQRRNQKLLEEAPSPALTPELRKAMGDAAVAAAASIGYIGVGTVEFLLDERGSFYFMEMNTRIQVEHPVTEMISSVDLIEEQIRVAMGEKLRYTQDEIVLRGHSIECRINAEDAFKGFRPGPGRITAYLPSGGPFVRMDSHVYPDYVVPPNYDSLLGKLIVWAPTREKAIERMKRALDDTIITGVPTTIEYHKLILDIEDFKNGKVDTAFIPKHEDELQAPQHLMPASPKELAGASA; encoded by the exons ATGGATGCCACAATGCCCATATGCAAGACTGTCACTCCAACTCCC GGCTCAtttttttggagtactagagAGATCCGAAGTTCCCAATGTAGCTTTATGGTAGGAAATAAAGTCAGCTTTCTAAGGCAGAGAGCTCAGGGTGCTCAAGTTTGTTTTAAATCCAGGAAGCATGGGGGAGCTCTCCATGCTACATGTCGTGCTGAAAAAATTCTGGTGGCAAACAGAGGAGAAATTGCTGTTCGCATTATTAGAACTGCCCATGAAATGGGAATACCTTGTGTGGCAGTTTACTCGACAATAGATAAGGATGCACTTCATGTGAAATTGGCTGATGAATCAGTTTGTATTGGTGAAGCTGCAAGCAGTCAGTC GTACTTAGTTGTTCCAAATGTTTTATCTGCTGCCATCAGTCGGAAATGTACAATGCTGCATCCGGGATACGGTTTCCTTGCTGAGAATGCATCTTTTGTTGAAATGTGCGGAGAACATGGAATCAACTTTATTGGGCCTAAG CCTGATAGCATCCGTGTTATGGGTGATAAATCGTCTGCCAGGGACACAATGAAGAAAGCTGGCGTTCCAACTGTACCAGGAAGTGATGGATTACTACAG AGCACAGGGGAAGGAATCAGTCTTGCAGATGAGATTGGTTTTCCTGTTATGATCAAG GCAACAGCAGGAGGTGGAGGACGTGGCATGCGTCTTGCTAAAGAACCTGAGGAGTTTGTGAAGCTGTTACAG CAAGCTAAAAGTGAGGCTGCAGCTGCTTTTGGAAATGATGGAGTTTATTTGGAAAAGTACATCCAAAATCCTAGACACATTGAATTTCAG GTCTTAGCAGATAAATATGGAAATGTTGTTCACTTTGGGGAGCGAGATTGCAGCATCCAG AGAAGGAATCAAAAGCTGCTGGAAGAAGCACCCTCCCCTGCATTGACCCCGGAATTGCGAAAAGCTATGGGTGACGCAGCAGTTGCTGCAGCAGCATCGATTGGTTACATTGGAGTTGGAACAGTTGAATTCCTTTTGGATGAAAGAGGTTCCTTCTACTTCATGGAAATGAACACTCGGATTCAG GTTGAGCATCCTGTGACAGAAATGATTTCATCTGTTGACTTGATTGAAGAACAAATTCGTGTAGCTATGGGAGAAAAGCTCCGATACACACAG GATGAGATAGTGCTCAGAGGACATTCAATTGAATGTCGTATCAATGCAGAAGATGCTTTTAAAGGATTCCGACCTGGGCCAG GGAGAATAACAGCCTACTTACCATCTGGAGGTCCCTTTGTTAGAATGGATAGCCATGTTTATCCTGATTATGTGGTTCCTCCAAACTATGATTCCCTTCTTGGAAAG CTTATTGTATGGGCACCAACAAGAGAAAAGGCAATTGAACGAATGAAGAGGGCTCTTGACGACACTATTATAACAG GTGTTCCGACAACCATTGAATATCATAAACTTATCCTTGATATAGAGGATTTCAAAAATGGCAAAGTTGATACTGCTTTTATCCCAAAGCATGAGGATGAGTTACAAGCG CCCCAACATTTGATGCCTGCATCTCCCAAAGAACTAGCTGGTGCATCTGCTTAG